A region of the Vibrio tubiashii genome:
GCTAAAACCATCAAAGTTTGCTTTTTGGAGCTCGGCGTTTGTTATTGCGGTTCTATTAGCGGCAGTAACTTTGGTCAATACATTTTTTGATGTAAAGCTTGAGTCAAAAGATCAGGCTCTGTACGTACCTCAAGTTCGCTTGCTGCTCGATCAAATCTCTTCGTCACGACAATCAATGCAGGAAGATGCTTTAAAGCTCAAAGTATTGTTACTCCATGCTTACAGCCATTCTCCTTATATCCACTTGGCCAATATGCGCTCACCGAGTTACTACTTGATGAGCTTAAGCGAGCACCATCACTTCCCGGGTTCAGATGCAATCAATGATTCGGATTATAAGTTGACGTTTAACCTGATAAAGGACAAAGAGGCAACAGATACACTAGAGGTCATCCTTTACCATTCGGCGTCCGCTCGTGTTGCGTGGCGTAACTTATATTCGCTTGAAGACAGTGAGTTGGTTGCAACAGTTAACGAATTAAACTCTGATTTGACCGAATACTTTAAGCTACCAACGCCTATTTTGCGCATCGATCAGGAACTTAAAACCAGTCTCACTCAACTATCTGAAGCTGAGTTCGATAAGTTAATTGAGCAAAATATGAGTGGCGCAGAGATTAGCTTCTATACCCGAGAGCTACTATTTAGCGACCAACCCTCTGATGTGCTTCGCCATTGGATTGACAAGGTTAAACAAAGTACGCCAACACCTTCTCCTGAGCTGCATATGCTGCTCGCACTACTTACCTATCGATCTGGTGAGATAGAGAAAAGCTTACAGATGCTACAGCGGGAGTATGTGGCAGAAATTCCAAACAACGCACTTATCTTAATGCTGCAAGCCAATATTAGCCGTAAAAAACGCAATATAGAGCAATATTTAAGTAACTACCTAAAAGCGACAGCAGCACTCACCAGTAGCATTTCGGCTAAGCAAGTCTTAGCGCACTATACGAGTGACAATAAGCAAGCCGCCTGCTTAGGTTTATGGAAAGACGCGCTATCAAACATAGAATACATGCAAATGCCGGATAGTATACTTTGGCAAGGTGTAGAACGCTTCTGCGCACCAATCAAAACAGCATGATACGAAAAAGGCCCAGTAACAACTGGGCCTTAGTGTTAGGACAGTAGATTTAGGCTGACTTAGAAGCCGTAAGAAGCACCGAATACGAATGCTGTGTTCTCTTTCTTGTCAGAACCGTCAGCATTTTTCGCACCGTGACCTTGGCTACGTAGCTCGAAGTATGGTTGAACGCCTTCGCGAGTCCAAGTTGCACGGAACTCGTGGTCCATTGTGTTTTCAGCTTTATCGTTACGTACGTAAACGTTGTTGTACGCTAGAGCTAGAGGCATATCGGCTACTGCGTAACCGATACGGTTGTCAAAACGCAGTTGGTCATTGTCGCTGTTCTTAACGTTATGGTAACGAGTACGGTTGCTGATTGCTAGGCCGTTGTCGAAGTTATAGCCAATTTTCACTAGTGGACGATTTTGTACCGTTTCACCGTTGTTTAGTAGGTGGTGGTAACCTGCAGCAACCCATAGGTTATCGTTGATTGAGTAGCTCTGCTCAATACCTAGCGTGATGTAAGGCGTTGTACCTGCGCCTTCGTTGAACTCACCTTCGTAGCTACCTAGAGAAATACCATCAAACTCTGTTAGTAGTGTTGTACCAGTATCAAATGTGTGGCCTGCTTCTAGTGTAGAAGTCGCATTAGGGTTTTTGTTTTCACTGTGGAACTGGACATTACCTGTTACGTAAGAAGAACCTGCGTATGCAGTAGATGCGAAAGCAAGCGTGATTGCGCTAAGAGTTAGTAGTTTTTTCATTATAGTCTGCCTTTAATAACTAAAATGTGCTGCGGCTGTGTCTTGGTAGTTCTTCACCGTTAACCGCTAAATAGGTTTGCCTTCCTGGCTTGGCAGTCATAATGTCGGATTTAATTCACGATAAAAAATTAATCCATTTTTTGTGCGACGCACTTCAACGTAAAAAAGAGAAAAGTAATTTAATTCTTAATTTTCATACCCTTACAAAAACAAAAAAATTAATAAAATAGAGATTGGTGATCACTATCACCTAGAGTTTCTTTATTAATCAGATTAACAGTATCGAGATCACACAGCTTTTAGCTTTTTATTAATTTTCGATAATAATAATCTGATCTTGATCACCAAAACATCGATCAGGCGAATAACTAGTAAAGTCGTTTTTTAACGATAGGCTATGGGAAAATTGACGTTAGATGGCATGACTAGATACAAAAAAGACCGCTAACGCGGCCTTCTTAAGCATACAATCGCTACCTTTAATGACGTGAAATCAAATCCACCATCATCTGAATATGCAGCTCATCGTCGTTTAGGCACGGGATATAAGTAAACTGCTCACCACCATGCTCCATAAACAGCTCACAACACTGTTCTGAAATCTCTTCTAATGTTTCCAGACAGTCTGCTGAGAAGGCTGGCGCCATAATATCGAGTTTTTTGATCCCTTTGGCTGGCAAGGTTTCTAATGTTTTGTCTGTATAAGGCTGTAACCATTCCTCACGACCAAAACGCGATTGATATGTCATACCAATTTTGTCAGGTGACAAACCGAGTTCCTCGCCAAGAAGCGCAGTTGTTCGCTCACAATGTTGAGGATAAATATCACCATTGTCGGCAAAGCGTTTAGGAATGCCATGATATGAACAAAGCAGATAATCTCCTTGACCGTTCTCTTGCCAAGAACGCTTAACACTTTCAGCCAATGCTTTGATATACAGAGGGTGCTCGTGGTAGTCGCGAATAAACTGAAAACTAGGTATTACAGGCATCTGCTTGAATGCTTTAGTTAATCCATCAGATACCGTAGCCGACGTTGTTCCAGAATACTGAGGGTATAGCGGCAAGACGATAATCTCTTCTACCCCTTGAGCTAGTAAAGTCTCTACGCCAACTTTTAGGCTCGGATTGCCATAAGTCATCCCTAACTCAACCGGTATATCAAGCTGCTGGCGAAGTTTTTCAGCTTGCTTCTTAGAGTAAACCAGAAGTGGAGAGCCCTCTTCCATCCATACGGTTTGATATAGCTTCGCTACTTTTGGCGCGCGAATTGGCAAAATCACACCATGCAAGATTGGACACCATAACCAACGCGTCATATCGACGACACGCTTGTCATGCAGAAACTGACTTAAAAAGCGCTTAACCGCAGGAGCGGTGGCCTCATCGGGCGTACCTAAGTTAACCAGGAGTACACCTTGTTTTTTGTTATTTTGCATAGCTTCCTATCGACACTAAAAAGGCTCTCTACGTACCTATCTCAGAAATGGATCAAACTAAGAGCATAAAAAAAGCGACCCTAAAAAGGATCGCTTCACTATAGCAAATTTTCAAAATTCGCGGTTAGCTATTTATGCTAGTGCTTTCTCGATATCTGCACTAACTTCAGCAACTTGCTTAGTACCGTCGAACTTAAGGTACTTAGTATTACCTGCTTCAGCTTCTTTACCGTAGTAAGAGATAAGCGGTGCAGTTTGCTCATGGTATACACCTAGACGAGCGCGTACTGTCTCTTCTTTGTCGTCATCACGAACAACTAGATCTTCGCCAGTTACGTCGTCTTTGCCTTCAACTTTAGGCGGGTTGTAAACAACGTGGTAAGTACGACCAGAAGGTAGGTGAGCACGGCGACCAGCCATACGCTCAACGATTACGTCGTCAGCAACATCAAATTCGATTACGTAGTCTACATCTACACCCATTTCTTTCAGACCATCAGCCTGAGGAATAGTGCGAGGGAAACCATCTAGTAGGAAACCTTTTTCGCAGTCATCTTGAGCGATACGCTCTTTGATTAGACCAAGGATGATTTCATCAGAAACTAGCTGACCAGCGTCAATAACAGCTTTAGCTTGTTTACCAAGCTCTGTACCTGCTTTGATAGCAGCACGTAGCATGTCACCAGTAGAGATTTGCGGAACACCGTATTTTTCCATGATGAAATTAGCTTGTGTGCCTTTACCTGCACCTGGAGCACCTAGAAGAATGATGCGCATGTTGAATCCTCTTAAGATAATAATGATTTATACCGAAGCTCACTATGGGGTGACCAAATGAACACATCTAGCGCTCACGGTAAGTTTCGGTATAACTGTTCTACAGTTAACAATAAAGCAGGCGTGCACATTACACGCCTGCTCATTGGGTTTCAAGGTTGCATTCTATCATACAATTTAAAACCAAAGCGCGAATTACGACTAAAGAATGCTTAAACACTCACACAAGTCTGCAACTTCTCGCGGTTTTATTCATGATTAACGCAAATAAATCAAAAAGCCCGCAAGATGCGAGCTTTTTGGTGTTTTTAGGCTATTAGCCCTTAGTCAAAAGCGTGTTGATTGCACCTAAGAACTGCGATGGATCTTCCATCGAACCGCGTTCAGCCAACATCGCTTGACCTAACAGCAGTTCTACCCAGCGACCAAACGCTTCTTCGTCGGCTTCATCGGCCATGCGCTTAACAAGTGCATGCTCAGGGTTAATTTCAAAGATGTACTTCACTTCTGGAGCGGCCTGACCTGCTGCTTCAAGTAGCTTAGCCATTTGTGTGCCCATCTCGAAGTCATCCGTCACCACTACCGCTGGAGTATTGGCTAGCTTAAAGGTCGTGCGAACCTCTTTGACGCGCTCACCTAAATACTCTTTGGTGCGCTCAACGACAGACTTAAACTCTTCTTCGGTCTCTTTCTGCTTTTCTTTCTCTGCTTCGTCTTCAAACTTGCTCAGATCAAGACCCGCTTTAGTGATTGACTGGAACTGCTTACCATCAAACTCGGTCAGGTAGTTCATCAGCCACTCATCAATACGGTCAAACATCAGAATTACTTCGATGCCTTTGGCTTTGAACTGCTCTAAGTGAGGGCTGTTCTTAGCTGCTGCGTAGCTGTCTGCAGTCAGGTAGTAAATCTTGTCTTGATCTTCTTTCATGCGTTCTACATAAGACGCTAGACCAACAGTTTGCTCAGCAGAGTCAACGTCAGTAGACGCAAAACGAAGTAGTGCTGCGACTTTCTCTTTGTTGCTCATGTCTTCTGCTGGGCCTTCTTTTAGAACCAGACCAAACTCTTTCCAAAACGATTGGTATTTCTCTTCATCGTTTTTCGCCATACGCTCAAGCATAGTAAGCACACGCTTAGTACAAGCATTACGTAGCGATTGGGTAACTTTGTTGTCTTGCAGAATTTCGCGCGATACGTTGAGTGGCAGATCGTTTGAATCTATTAGACCGCGAACAAAGCGTAAGTATGAAGGCATGAACTGCTCAGCATCATCCATAATAAACACGCGCTGCACATACAGTTTAAGACCAGATTTGTGGTCGCGGTTCATCATGTCCCAAGGTGCTTTCGCTGGAATGTATAGCAAGCTTGTGTAGTCGTTTTTACCTTCTACGCGGTTATGGCTCCATACCAGTGGATCTGCGAAGTCATGAGAAACATGCTTGTAAAATTCTTGGTACTCTTCTTCAGAGATATCCGACTTATTACGCGTCCAAAGTGCCTGAGCCTTGTTGATCTGCTCCCACTTTTTCTCACCGGTTTCTTTGCCTTCTTCATCACGCTCAGCGGTCTGAATAGCCACAGGAATACCGATGTGATCTGAGTACTTGCTGATCACTTCACGCAAGCGCCACTCGTTTAAGAACTCTTTACCTTCCTCACGCATGTGAAGAATGATGTCTGTACCGCGACTCTCCTTAGAGATAGTTTCGATGGTGTATTCACCTTCACCCGCCGAATGCCATTGAACGCCCTCTTGAGCATCTAAGCCTGCTGCACGCGTACGAACCGTGACTGCATCAGCGACAATGAATGCTGAGTAAAAGCCAACACCAAATTGACCAATTAGCTGTGAGTCTTTCGATTGATCTTCAGACAACTTTGAGAAGAATTCAGCCGTACCTGATTTTGCGATAGTGCCTAAATGCTCAATCACATCCTCACGGCTCATACCAATACCGTTGTCAGAGATTGTCAGAGTATTCGCTGATTCGTCGAAAGAAAGCTTCACACCAAGGTCTGCATCACCTTGGTACAGTTCTGAATTTGACAAAGCTTGAAAGCGCAGTTTGTCAGAAGCGTCAGACGCATTTGAAATTAGCTCACGAAGGAAAATCTCTTTGTTTGAGTAAAGAGAGTGAATCATAAGGTGAAGTAATTGTTTTACTTCAGACTGAAAGCCACGAGTTTCTTTGTTTTGAGTTGCTGTATCGCTCATGATAACTCCATAAGTTCTATACTTATCAAGCCAATACATTCATAATAATGATGTCTATTTGGCCTAAATCTGCCAATTAACATGAGGGTGACAAATGTAAATTCAAGGTCAAGAATCATAAAAACAGTGTTTTTTTTGTTTTATTTTGACTATCCTTTGCCACGCCAAAAAATCAAAAAATATAAACTGATTTCACCGAAATTGGTTGTATTGAGCGCTTTAACAACTTAACTGTCTGAAACCTCTAATATAGTGGCCGCAATTAATGAGTAACATAGGTACTAAGTTTAATCTTGATAATAGATTTACCTTTGACCCAAACACTAACTCTCTCGTCGACAAAGAGAATAACAACGAGCTAATTCGTTTAGGTAGTAACGAAAGCCGTATCCTGCTGTTGTTGTGTGAGAAGCCTAGCGAGATTGTCTCTCGTAACGATCTGCATGACTTTGTTTGGCGCAAACAAGGCTTCGAAGTTGATGACTCAAGCTTGACTCAAGCAATCTCTACGCTGCGAAAACTACTCAAAGACTCTACAAAATCACCGATGTTCGTTAAAACGGTGCCAAAACGTGGTTATCAATTGATTTGTTCTGTAGAGCGCGCAACTACACTAATGAGTGGTGAATCACTTGAGGAAGAAAACTCAGAGCTTGAAACCGTTGAGGTTACCGAGCAAATCAAAGTCGAAGAGACAGTTGAAACGCCTGTAGCACCAAAGACGGTTAGCCCTGTTAGTGAGACAGCTGAAACACAAACTCCAGCACGTAAATCAAGTTCGCTACTTTCTAAGCTGCTTGTTTTGTTGGCGATCCTGATTCCATTGTGTGTAATCTTATTCACTAATCCTGCTGAGTCTAAGTTCAGACAGTTAGGTGTCTTCGATAACACAGTTGTCAAAGCACCTATGAATCATCCAGATCTTAGCAAGTGGTATCCGTCCATTGAGCAATGTGTGAAAAAGTACAATGAAACACAT
Encoded here:
- the htpG gene encoding molecular chaperone HtpG → MSDTATQNKETRGFQSEVKQLLHLMIHSLYSNKEIFLRELISNASDASDKLRFQALSNSELYQGDADLGVKLSFDESANTLTISDNGIGMSREDVIEHLGTIAKSGTAEFFSKLSEDQSKDSQLIGQFGVGFYSAFIVADAVTVRTRAAGLDAQEGVQWHSAGEGEYTIETISKESRGTDIILHMREEGKEFLNEWRLREVISKYSDHIGIPVAIQTAERDEEGKETGEKKWEQINKAQALWTRNKSDISEEEYQEFYKHVSHDFADPLVWSHNRVEGKNDYTSLLYIPAKAPWDMMNRDHKSGLKLYVQRVFIMDDAEQFMPSYLRFVRGLIDSNDLPLNVSREILQDNKVTQSLRNACTKRVLTMLERMAKNDEEKYQSFWKEFGLVLKEGPAEDMSNKEKVAALLRFASTDVDSAEQTVGLASYVERMKEDQDKIYYLTADSYAAAKNSPHLEQFKAKGIEVILMFDRIDEWLMNYLTEFDGKQFQSITKAGLDLSKFEDEAEKEKQKETEEEFKSVVERTKEYLGERVKEVRTTFKLANTPAVVVTDDFEMGTQMAKLLEAAGQAAPEVKYIFEINPEHALVKRMADEADEEAFGRWVELLLGQAMLAERGSMEDPSQFLGAINTLLTKG
- the adk gene encoding adenylate kinase: MRIILLGAPGAGKGTQANFIMEKYGVPQISTGDMLRAAIKAGTELGKQAKAVIDAGQLVSDEIILGLIKERIAQDDCEKGFLLDGFPRTIPQADGLKEMGVDVDYVIEFDVADDVIVERMAGRRAHLPSGRTYHVVYNPPKVEGKDDVTGEDLVVRDDDKEETVRARLGVYHEQTAPLISYYGKEAEAGNTKYLKFDGTKQVAEVSADIEKALA
- the hemH gene encoding ferrochelatase, with product MQNNKKQGVLLVNLGTPDEATAPAVKRFLSQFLHDKRVVDMTRWLWCPILHGVILPIRAPKVAKLYQTVWMEEGSPLLVYSKKQAEKLRQQLDIPVELGMTYGNPSLKVGVETLLAQGVEEIIVLPLYPQYSGTTSATVSDGLTKAFKQMPVIPSFQFIRDYHEHPLYIKALAESVKRSWQENGQGDYLLCSYHGIPKRFADNGDIYPQHCERTTALLGEELGLSPDKIGMTYQSRFGREEWLQPYTDKTLETLPAKGIKKLDIMAPAFSADCLETLEEISEQCCELFMEHGGEQFTYIPCLNDDELHIQMMVDLISRH
- a CDS encoding transcriptional regulator: MSNIGTKFNLDNRFTFDPNTNSLVDKENNNELIRLGSNESRILLLLCEKPSEIVSRNDLHDFVWRKQGFEVDDSSLTQAISTLRKLLKDSTKSPMFVKTVPKRGYQLICSVERATTLMSGESLEEENSELETVEVTEQIKVEETVETPVAPKTVSPVSETAETQTPARKSSSLLSKLLVLLAILIPLCVILFTNPAESKFRQLGVFDNTVVKAPMNHPDLSKWYPSIEQCVKKYNETHVEALAPVEVIATGGQNNQLILNYIHSLDNSGENITLRIFAEQQDLSKVCQ
- a CDS encoding oligogalacturonate-specific porin KdgM family protein, whose product is MKKLLTLSAITLAFASTAYAGSSYVTGNVQFHSENKNPNATSTLEAGHTFDTGTTLLTEFDGISLGSYEGEFNEGAGTTPYITLGIEQSYSINDNLWVAAGYHHLLNNGETVQNRPLVKIGYNFDNGLAISNRTRYHNVKNSDNDQLRFDNRIGYAVADMPLALAYNNVYVRNDKAENTMDHEFRATWTREGVQPYFELRSQGHGAKNADGSDKKENTAFVFGASYGF
- a CDS encoding winged helix-turn-helix domain-containing protein, producing the protein MNILAQAKQSGQLIAIAHLLYDPEHKTLTNGGNEIALEPRNVALLEVLLSNVGEPTSIEQFIEQVWENQYISKNVVTNRISLLRNLLREHVPDIDSTKLIVTYPKRGYYIPNSHVQLVSSSNVNLDSDKQTSASHQRKLKPSKFAFWSSAFVIAVLLAAVTLVNTFFDVKLESKDQALYVPQVRLLLDQISSSRQSMQEDALKLKVLLLHAYSHSPYIHLANMRSPSYYLMSLSEHHHFPGSDAINDSDYKLTFNLIKDKEATDTLEVILYHSASARVAWRNLYSLEDSELVATVNELNSDLTEYFKLPTPILRIDQELKTSLTQLSEAEFDKLIEQNMSGAEISFYTRELLFSDQPSDVLRHWIDKVKQSTPTPSPELHMLLALLTYRSGEIEKSLQMLQREYVAEIPNNALILMLQANISRKKRNIEQYLSNYLKATAALTSSISAKQVLAHYTSDNKQAACLGLWKDALSNIEYMQMPDSILWQGVERFCAPIKTA